The sequence below is a genomic window from Methanobrevibacter sp. V74.
AATATAATTGCAAGAACAATATTGACTATAGGTCCTGCGATGGATATTTTTCCATTAATTTCATCGGTCATGTAATTTGCATAAGTGTAAACTGCGCCGGGAGCTGCAAATACAAATCCTAAAAAAGATGTAACCAGTGCAACCAATAGTCCCTGTGGCCATAATTTAAATTCCGCCCAGTAACCATATTTCATTGAAACGAATTTGTGCCCAAGTTCGTGTAAAATAAAACCTGTCCCCACACCAACCATTACAATTGGTAAAATGAAGAGGATTGCTTGCACATCTTTTCTTGTTGTAGCAATTCCGAAACAAAGCGAAATAACAATAAATGCAATTATTAAATCTCTCACTTCACTACTTGTAAATTTAAACATGATTCTTAAATATCTAATTTTATATATAAAGTTTTTTCTAATATTAAATATGGACTTACATATCAACAATATTTTAAATGATTTAAAAAAAGATGATTTTCAAGCTTATTTGCTGACCCAATTTACAAATGTGGAATATATTTCAAATTACAAACCAACCAGTTTTGCATTTTGCATAATTAAAGAAGAGCCGATAATATATGCTTCTGGAATGGATATGGAATTGGCAAATCGCGATTCAACAATTGAAGTTAAAGAATATGAAACGTTTGGAGCTATTGTGGATGATTTAAAAAGAGAAGGCATTAAGAACTTAGCTATTGAACCGAAATTGCCATTCAGTACTTATATTAGATTTAGAGATGATTTTTCAATTGATTCTAAAACATAT
It includes:
- a CDS encoding site-2 protease family protein, which encodes MFKFTSSEVRDLIIAFIVISLCFGIATTRKDVQAILFILPIVMVGVGTGFILHELGHKFVSMKYGYWAEFKLWPQGLLVALVTSFLGFVFAAPGAVYTYANYMTDEINGKISIAGPIVNIVLAIIFILIAALIYPIASYSESNTLIYLVCCVGYSINSYLAAFNLLPIATLDGSKVLKWNVGIWLIAFAIAGMLTLMSMTLGAENIVKLLLGY